The Leishmania braziliensis MHOM/BR/75/M2904 complete genome, chromosome 28 region CTTGCGCGGTCCTGCGATACTGGAAAAGCTGCCTTTGATGAATGTTGTACTGCACGAGGACAGTTGGAGTCTATTGTTCAGTCAATGGGCTATGATATGTCCATCTACATTTTTGGGGGCCTCGTCACCACAGGTCTGTTCGAAGTCGGGGGCGATGTCGATTTTGTTGGAATTCTCGATGTGGAGCCTGGCTTTGCGGAGGCGGGCGAAATTCTCAGAAGATGTTcggctgctttgcgccgTCTTGGGCTGCGCTCCCGCGCATACTCGAAAGCTCGCGTACCTGTCATTAAGGCTGATCGAGTAAGCCGTAGTCTTCCAGGCTCGCCGTTTCACAGTTTGTCTTGCGATGGGGTTTTTCAATTTAACAGACAAGTAAGTGGCGCTGAGGCAGAGAGTTTCAGAAACCGTGTCGAATCAAATTACAACGCGACGTCTGTCGAGTGGAATAGCTCATATCAGTTTGCCACGGTGCAGTTTGCGACTACATCCTCTCTCGTATATGGGCTTGCTAACCTGAAGGCGCATAATGAGGTGGAAATTCCGCTTCGACTCCCTGTTAACGTGCGCTACGGCCCCGAAGTTTACAGATTCCCGTTTGACTTCTGTCTTTCCTCAACGGGGCTGCGGAGTTCACATTTACTTGGCGAGGCATTGGCACAGTACCCATATTCGCGACATTTGCTGCTAGTCCTGAAAAAGTGGGGTCGTGCAAGTGGTATTATTAACTCTATCGACGGACTTTTAGCCAGCTATGCACTGACAGTGATGATGGTGCATTTCCTATCCCTCGTACAGGCAATCCCAAAGATCACAGCTGCAAGGTTGAATGAAGGGCCCAAGGCATTGAATCCCAACCCTGAGTATCGTCCTCTCGAAGAGGCACGCCCGCACGCCATGGCGGAGGTCGGCTATTTGCTCGCAACATTCCTCGAGTACTTCGGATGTGCTTTTGATTACCAACGAAGCGTTGTGTGTACGACAAATATGGGGTTAATGAAAGCGACGATGGAGTGGGACAGAGAGAACGGTGCAATCGGGAAGCCTCCCTTTTTTCACTTTGCTATCAAGGATCCGTATGGCTTGGATAACATTGCTCGCAATCTGGACCTGGAGTCTGCAGTATATGTTCGGAAAGCTCACGATCTGGCAGCGAAAACGGTGATGGACGAGCTTAACGATCCCACGTTCCTTGTTTCGGTCCTAACAAAAGACCCTCGAAAGCCTCCCCGCGTAGTGCGGACTCTAAGTGACCGTGGCATTCACTCTGAATCTATCCCTTCAGACCAGTTGGAGGCTCGACATGCCTTGAGCAAACTTCAGTTTCAACAGCGCAAGCGATCTATGGAGGACTTTGGCGAAAGAGCTGTGAGGAACAAAAAGAATCAGAGTACCGCAGCTGATGTCACAAAAAATGTTCTGGGGTGGATTCGGAACGATGGTATTTTGTAGCTACATCTTTTTTCAAGCGCACGTCAACGTAAAGGCAAAACTTGTCAGCGAGTGTTTTGCAGTTGCGTTATCGCACCTTGCTGCTTTgtttttcgcttttttttgcCGTTCGCAGCATGTTGGTGGACATAAGCAAAGCAAGCGAACGTTCTCATCCAGTCACTGAAGAAAGACGGTTCTGAGAAGTGTGCAGCGCTGGACACTATGACCATCATGACACATGACTCTTAAAGTTGGCACACCACTCTCCTGGCAAAATAGGCAAACCTTTATGACTGCTTTTCCCTTCAGGATGCTTAATTCGTCATGTTTATGCCGCCCTCTTTCCACTTTATCATCCTTTTTGCGTGTACTACATCGCTTCTCTATCCTCTTCTGTACTCGTGAGACTTTCATGTGTCTTGGGCTGCCTAACGACTTAATACACTTAGGAATGGAGTCGCTCCTCGCCTCTTTGCAGTGGGAGAGCGAAGCGGTGCCTCTACCAGGCTCACACAGCACACTCCCCAAGGATGGCCTCCCACCTTGGCAACACATCAGTGAGGTGATCCCTGGTCTCTACCTTACTTGCGCGTCGGAGATAGCCGATAAGACAAAGTGTGTTGCGATGGGCATGTCTCTTGTGATCAACATGTGCGGCGAAGATAATGTTACAAAGTACCGCGTCTTTGAAAAGGATGAGGGGGCAACATATGCATTTCGCAGGGTTGATTCGCAGGAAAACTTTTTCTGTGAACTGAACACCTACTGCCGTGCCGCAGCAACGACCTCAAATGCGCAAAGAAGGGTGTTTGTCGTTACCATTCCGGCAGAGGATACGCCAACGTATAGCATCGACCAGCACTTTATGGAGTGTGCGGTGCTTATGGAAATTGTTTTGCAGTCTAGAAAGAACTACAAAGAAGTTAGGGAGGAGGACTACACAGCTGTTCCAGCTGTGGCAGTGCACTGTATGGTTGGCGTAAGTCGGTCGGCTTCCATTGTGGCTGCCTACTTCATAAAGAAATACGGCGTGTCTCACGACGATGCCATACGCTTGATCCGCTGCACCCGCCCCATAGTCCAGCCAAACCTGGGGTTTCAGCGGCAACTCTCCTTCTGGGAGACTCTCCGAAGCTACCGCATTGTTGACGAATGGTCGGCCAAGGTGCTTGCTATGGAAACAAAAAACAAATCGAATCTTCTCGACATAGCAAACACAATGTTGCCAATCATCTTACGGACACACAAGTGTGAAACTGACCGTCGCTACTTCGGGTCGCTCATCAAAAATGCTGCGGCGACGGAAGCGGAGCTTCACAGTGTATACCGGGAGCTTCGCTCGATTGTCGCAGCGGATGTCGACAGTGAAGTCTACACAGATATTCCCAACTACTTCAGCTACGTTGCCGAAGTTGTGTGCAGCATCGATTGCGCCGCTTCAGCAGTGCTGCAATACGCCACAGACCTTTGTGACTCACCTTCGCATAACGATGCGTTTTATTACCGCGTAGTGAAGGACGTGGCTCACTCCGGTTTTGAAACAGACACGTTCAACACCATTCGCTGCTTTTGCTCGCTTTTCGAAGCCATTTATGTCAAGCACCTCTGTGTTCGCGACTCTGGCCACCCTGCAGTCTTGAGCTCGAGAACGGGCGCTGCGGCGTTGCCGTCAGCGTGCGCGCTTTCATtcccctttttgtttcttgtTGCGCCGTACGCAGAAGGGTTTGTGCAGTTTAGCGAGTGGAACGATTTGGTCAATGAATTCGAGACCGCGGGTGACGCACTAAATGCAGCTGACCTGCGGCAACTGAAAAGCAAGACGGTGCGCCTGTTTCTTCAGTTCTTCTTTCAATCTTCGTGCTTTGAGGAAAGATCTGCCGCGAAAGAGAGCTACACTAAGCTCGGTTTCTTGCAAAATGATGCTGAGGTGTTGACATTCAGGGCAGTGGAGTCGCAGCTGAAGACTGACGGCGTTTCCATTGCTTCACTCGAGAGCGTCGTGGCGGTTTCCCAGCCAGCGGATAGCCACATTGCGTTTCTCCTCTTGTGTAAAACGTTGAGCGGAATAGTCGCGTTTCGCCTCCTTTTGGAGGCTGCTGAGCAGTTTCTGTCTCGGACATACAGCGCGCGACTGGCAGAGAGTGTGCCGCTTGCTGACGAATTTCTGCCGCTATCTGTGATATCTTCGGCGGTCGTGTCACTGGAAAGCGCGTACACAGCAGCGCATTGCAAGCCATGCAAGGCAAGGGAGTTCTTCAGAGGTGAACTTTCGAGTCTTTTGAAGGCAGGAGTATTGAATCCTACTGGCGTAGTGGCGCTCTTTCAAACCTTGTCGTAGCTAGGTCTTTTATGATAGTTGCTTTGCGAGTGCTTCTCCAGTGCCATACGCACTGCCGATCGTTGTCATAGTTGCCTCGTTTATGTGGAGCAAGACGATTCCTGTTTGGCTGTGCACCCCAATCTATGCTTGTTAAATGGCACAGCTGCAAATAGGAAAACAAGAAGCATGACAGTGAGCAGGGCTGTTTACAGCTGAAACCTGCTCGACATCTCGCCTTCTGGAGCGATTCTAGTCTAGCTGAGCCGCCAAAGTGAGAAAAAAGTCAAGCAAAGATGCAACAGATCCCCGAAGCAGACCACAAAAGACTCACAAAAAATTCGTGCGTCTGGTGCAGCCCATGGGTTTGCCCCTTCCCTCCGTAGATTGCAGAACTGCAGCCCATTGATTCGCTTTGCGCTTCTCCAGTTTCTCACCTCGAcctttctcctccaccattTACCTTGTGCGCATGTAAATATGTTGAACGATTCGCTAACACTGCGGCGGGGACGTCAACACACGAATACTCTCTCATGTTGCTTCTTCACCCTCTTTCCTCAAACAGGAGTTGGTGCGACAAGAAAATAAACAAAGAGGCCAAGAAAGCAGCACCCCACCAACATCAGTGCACAACAGCACTTTAGACACGTTGCCCTCTGAGCAACAGTATCCAAGGATGCCCGCAGGGTTTAATGACGTGTGCTTGGCGTTTTTCCGGAAGTACTTTGACGCATTTGACCGAGACAAGATTGGACGTGTGCGAAATGACGACTTTGCCACGTTGATCCGTgcctgcggtgctgccccTTTAGAGACCAGCATCGAGGATCTTAGAGCCATCGCAGACCCGAGCCGCCGTGGTAGCTTCAGCTTTGACGACTTCTGCGTGGCTCTGAAGAAGGCGTTTGCCGAATCGATATCTCTGCAAGAAGTGCGCGATGCGTTTCAGAGATTTGACCCGGACAAGCGCGGCTTTATCAGCCCGCATGAGCTCCGCTACTTTCTCACCACTATGGGCGACGTCCTCAGCGCCGAAGAGATGAACGAATTTGCGGAAGAGATGCGCACCGAGATGGACATTGAGGGCAACCTGGTCATGGCTGATTGCGTCGACAAAATGACGCCGGAGATGTTCCGCTAGTTTTGTTTTTAGTGATCACAAGAAGGACACCGCCACACCTCACACAGTCGTACTGCTGctaccctctcccctccctgcACATCCATGCAAAGCGAGGAGACGAGCAGGGCgcgattttttttttgccttttttttttatgtgTGTGCTCCGTTTTAGCGATGTAGAACACAATTCCGCTCTCCAGAAGGCGTAGAGCATTCCCTCCCTGTATACATGTATGCGCGGGAAATATCAACATTATTAGGTGCCCATGAGTAGAAGGAGCTCCTTTCCTCGATGTCGTCTCTCCGGGATTAGCCATCGCAGATGGGACTGGCGTTGCGTTAAGGGGGCACCCGTGCTGTGCACGCCAGAAGCGCGGAGGTGTCCACCTATTTGGTCAACCTGCTACTCCTCCTTTATTGTACAACTTCACACATGAGGCGCGTTCTTGAGGATGAGAGTGTGCTTAGTGGACGACGTTCGCGGCAGCACGGACGTCAACCGTTCAAGTGGGAGGATGTCCTTCCTTCCGAGGCCACGAACGCATCTTTCGTATGCTTGGTATTGAATCATGTGTCTTTCGGTCTCACGGCGTTATGCCTTTACGCAAACTCTACTCATTCAAGCGATCGCTTTCTTCGTGCTCGCGCGCTTCTCCGTTCCCTCTGTCTTTGCCTCGTTGCTCTGGCACCTTTGGCACATGTCAGTGATTTGTTTCTCTGTTCTCCTTTCGAGGCCACCCGTCGGTATTGGTTTCACGGTGAAACCGGTATCGTGACAGCTACGGAAACAAGGAAAC contains the following coding sequences:
- a CDS encoding RNA polymerase I produces the protein MGYDMSIYIFGGLVTTGLFEVGGDVDFVGILDVEPGFAEAGEILRRCSAALRRLGLRSRAYSKARVPVIKADRVSRSLPGSPFHSLSCDGVFQFNRQVSGAEAESFRNRVESNYNATSVEWNSSYQFATVQFATTSSLVYGLANLKAHNEVEIPLRLPVNVRYGPEVYRFPFDFCLSSTGLRSSHLLGEALAQYPYSRHLLLVLKKWGRASGIINSIDGLLASYALTVMMVHFLSLVQAIPKITAARLNEGPKALNPNPEYRPLEEARPHAMAEVGYLLATFLEYFGCAFDYQRSVVCTTNMGLMKATMEWDRENGAIGKPPFFHFAIKDPYGLDNIARNLDLESAVYVRKAHDLAAKTVMDELNDPTFLVSVLTKDPRKPPRVVRTLSDRGIHSESIPSDQLEARHALSKLQFQQRKRSMEDFGERAVRNKKNQSTAADVTKNVLGWIRNDGIL
- a CDS encoding putative putative dual-specificity protein phosphatase, with product MESLLASLQWESEAVPLPGSHSTLPKDGLPPWQHISEVIPGLYLTCASEIADKTKCVAMGMSLVINMCGEDNVTKYRVFEKDEGATYAFRRVDSQENFFCELNTYCRAAATTSNAQRRVFVVTIPAEDTPTYSIDQHFMECAVLMEIVLQSRKNYKEVREEDYTAVPAVAVHCMVGVSRSASIVAAYFIKKYGVSHDDAIRLIRCTRPIVQPNLGFQRQLSFWETLRSYRIVDEWSAKVLAMETKNKSNLLDIANTMLPIILRTHKCETDRRYFGSLIKNAAATEAELHSVYRELRSIVAADVDSEVYTDIPNYFSYVAEVVCSIDCAASAVLQYATDLCDSPSHNDAFYYRVVKDVAHSGFETDTFNTIRCFCSLFEAIYVKHLCVRDSGHPAVLSSRTGAAALPSACALSFPFLFLVAPYAEGFVQFSEWNDLVNEFETAGDALNAADLRQLKSKTVRLFLQFFFQSSCFEERSAAKESYTKLGFLQNDAEVLTFRAVESQLKTDGVSIASLESVVAVSQPADSHIAFLLLCKTLSGIVAFRLLLEAAEQFLSRTYSARLAESVPLADEFLPLSVISSAVVSLESAYTAAHCKPCKAREFFRGELSSLLKAGVLNPTGVVALFQTLS
- a CDS encoding calmodulin-like protein produces the protein MPAGFNDVCLAFFRKYFDAFDRDKIGRVRNDDFATLIRACGAAPLETSIEDLRAIADPSRRGSFSFDDFCVALKKAFAESISLQEVRDAFQRFDPDKRGFISPHELRYFLTTMGDVLSAEEMNEFAEEMRTEMDIEGNLVMADCVDKMTPEMFR